One window from the genome of Pseudomonas sp. L5B5 encodes:
- the rapZ gene encoding RNase adapter RapZ, translated as MRLIIVSGRSGSGKSTALDVLEDHGYYCIDNLPAGLLPELAERALIHTELAQPLVAVSIDARNLPSHLSRFPELLEEVRSRHIQCDVLYLDADEETLLKRFSETRRRHPLSSANRSLAEAIHDETQLLGPIVDLADLKVNTTNLNLYQLRDTIKLRLLNQPEPGTAFLVESFGFKRGMPVDADLVFDVRCLPNPYWKPELRAQSGLDAPVAEYLAAQPDVEEMFQDISSYLLKWLPRFAASNRAYVTIAIGCTGGHHRSVYLTERLGQVLQKSLKNVQVRHRDLS; from the coding sequence ATGCGCTTGATCATCGTCAGCGGCCGCTCCGGCTCAGGCAAAAGCACTGCCCTCGATGTTCTCGAGGATCACGGCTACTACTGCATCGACAACCTGCCTGCAGGGCTGCTGCCCGAACTGGCTGAACGCGCGTTGATCCACACCGAGCTGGCACAGCCACTGGTGGCGGTTTCCATCGACGCTCGTAACCTGCCCAGCCACCTCTCGCGCTTTCCGGAGCTGCTGGAAGAAGTTCGCAGCCGGCACATCCAGTGTGACGTGCTGTATCTGGACGCCGATGAAGAAACCCTGCTCAAGCGCTTCTCTGAAACCCGGCGGCGCCATCCACTGAGCAGCGCCAACCGTTCACTGGCCGAGGCCATCCACGACGAGACCCAACTGCTGGGACCGATCGTCGACTTGGCCGACCTCAAGGTCAACACCACCAATCTCAACCTGTACCAGTTGCGGGACACCATCAAGCTGCGGCTGCTGAACCAGCCAGAGCCGGGCACCGCCTTCCTGGTCGAGTCCTTCGGTTTCAAGCGTGGCATGCCGGTAGACGCCGACCTGGTGTTCGACGTGCGCTGCCTGCCAAACCCGTACTGGAAGCCCGAACTGCGTGCCCAATCCGGGCTGGACGCCCCCGTGGCCGAATACCTGGCTGCGCAACCGGATGTGGAAGAGATGTTCCAAGACATCTCCAGCTACCTGCTCAAGTGGTTGCCACGCTTTGCCGCCAGCAATCGCGCCTACGTGACCATCGCCATCGGCTGCACTGGCGGGCATCATCGCTCCGTATACCTGACCGAGCGCCTGGGCCAGGTCCTGCAAAAATCCCTGAAGAACGTCCAGGTTCGCCACCGCGACCTTAGCTGA
- the tldD gene encoding metalloprotease TldD: MSGLLSSVSEHLLAPGGVTIESLQGVLGDLAGPGIDAADLYFQGQISESWSLEDGIVKEGSFNLDQGVGVRAQSGEKTGFAYSNAITLEALGQAARAARSISRAGQNGKVQAFSTQDVAQLYAPDNPLEVISRAEKVELLKRVDVATRALDPRIQQVSVSMAGVWERILVASTDGGLAADVRPLVRFNVSVIVEHNGRRERGGHGGGGRTDYRYFLSEDRAMGYAREALRQALVNLEAIPAPAGTLPVVLGSGWSGVLLHEAVGHGLEGDFNRKGSSAYSGRMGEMVASKLCTIVDDGTLAGRRGSLSVDDEGTPTECTTLIENGVLKGYMQDKLNARLMGVARTGNGRRESYAHLPMPRMTNTYMLGGESDPAEIIASVKKGIYCANLGGGQVDITSGKFVFSTSEAYLIEDGKITAPVKGATLIGNGPEAMSRVSMVGNDLSLDSGVGTCGKDGQSVPVGVGQPTLKIDAITVGGTGA, translated from the coding sequence ATGAGCGGGTTGTTGTCCTCAGTCAGTGAACATCTTCTAGCCCCTGGTGGCGTGACCATCGAAAGCCTGCAGGGCGTGCTGGGCGATCTGGCCGGTCCGGGCATCGATGCCGCCGACCTGTATTTCCAGGGGCAGATCTCCGAGTCCTGGTCCCTTGAGGACGGGATCGTCAAGGAAGGCAGCTTCAATCTCGACCAGGGGGTTGGAGTGCGTGCGCAGTCCGGTGAGAAGACCGGTTTCGCCTACAGCAACGCCATCACCCTGGAAGCCCTCGGGCAGGCGGCGCGTGCCGCTCGGTCGATTTCCCGTGCCGGACAGAATGGCAAGGTACAGGCCTTCAGCACTCAGGACGTTGCGCAGCTGTATGCCCCGGACAACCCGCTGGAGGTCATCAGCCGTGCCGAGAAGGTCGAGCTGCTCAAGCGTGTGGACGTTGCGACCCGGGCCCTGGACCCGCGCATCCAGCAGGTCAGCGTGAGCATGGCCGGTGTCTGGGAGCGGATCCTGGTGGCTTCCACCGATGGCGGCCTGGCGGCGGACGTACGGCCGCTGGTGCGCTTCAACGTCAGTGTCATCGTTGAACACAACGGGCGGCGCGAGCGTGGTGGCCATGGCGGTGGCGGACGCACCGACTACCGCTATTTCCTCAGTGAAGATCGTGCCATGGGCTACGCCCGTGAAGCCCTGCGCCAGGCATTGGTGAACCTGGAAGCGATTCCGGCGCCAGCGGGGACCTTGCCGGTGGTGCTGGGCTCGGGCTGGTCCGGGGTATTGCTGCACGAAGCCGTGGGCCATGGCCTGGAAGGCGACTTCAACCGCAAGGGCAGTTCGGCCTACAGCGGGCGGATGGGGGAAATGGTCGCCTCCAAGCTCTGTACCATCGTCGACGACGGCACCCTGGCCGGGCGTCGCGGGTCCTTGAGCGTGGACGACGAAGGCACCCCGACCGAATGCACCACGCTGATCGAGAACGGCGTGCTCAAGGGCTACATGCAGGACAAGCTCAATGCCCGCCTGATGGGCGTGGCGCGCACCGGCAACGGGCGCCGCGAATCCTATGCGCACCTGCCGATGCCGCGCATGACCAATACCTACATGCTCGGGGGCGAAAGTGATCCGGCGGAAATCATCGCTTCGGTGAAGAAGGGCATCTATTGCGCCAATCTCGGAGGTGGCCAGGTGGACATCACCAGTGGCAAGTTCGTGTTCTCCACCAGCGAGGCTTACCTGATCGAAGACGGCAAGATCACTGCACCCGTCAAGGGGGCAACCCTGATCGGCAATGGTCCCGAGGCCATGAGCCGGGTATCGATGGTGGGCAATGACCTGTCCCTGGACAGTGGCGTGGGCACCTGTGGCAAGGACGGTCAGTCCGTACCGGTGGGCGTCGGCCAGCCGACCCTGAAGATCGATGCGATCACGGTGGGTGGCACGGGGGCATGA
- the yjgA gene encoding ribosome biogenesis factor YjgA — MVDSYDDSLDGEKSKTQVKRELHALVDLGERLTTLKPDLQAKLPLTDGLRRALAEAPKHVAHIARKRHLQFIGKLMRDQDTDAILQLLDQLDASTRQYNERFHNLERWRDRLIAGDDGVLEKFVSEYPEADRQQLRSLIRQAQHEVAHNKPPATSRKIFKYIRDVDEAQRGLR; from the coding sequence ATGGTTGATTCTTACGACGACTCCCTCGATGGGGAGAAAAGCAAAACCCAGGTCAAACGCGAGCTGCATGCTCTGGTTGATCTCGGTGAGCGCCTTACCACTCTCAAACCCGACTTGCAGGCCAAACTGCCCTTGACCGACGGCTTGCGCCGGGCCCTGGCGGAGGCGCCGAAGCATGTCGCCCATATCGCCCGTAAACGCCACCTGCAATTCATTGGCAAGTTGATGCGGGACCAGGACACCGACGCCATCCTGCAACTGCTTGATCAACTCGATGCTTCCACCCGGCAATACAACGAACGTTTCCATAACCTGGAACGTTGGCGCGACCGCCTGATCGCCGGCGACGATGGAGTGCTGGAGAAGTTTGTCAGCGAATACCCCGAGGCCGATCGTCAGCAATTGCGCTCCCTGATTCGCCAGGCCCAGCACGAAGTGGCCCATAACAAGCCACCCGCCACCAGCCGCAAGATCTTCAAGTACATCCGCGACGTCGACGAGGCTCAACGCGGACTGCGCTGA
- a CDS encoding superoxide dismutase, producing MSFTLPALPYAYDALEPHIDAQTMEIHYTKHHQTYINNLNAAVEGTEWAGWEVEKLVSSVQQLPEKLRAAVINQGGGHANHSLFWAVMTPAGGGNPDGALAQAIDRDLGGFDSFKEAFTKAALTRFGSGWAWLSVTPEKKLVVESSGNQDSPLMNGNTPILGLDVWEHAYYLRYQNRRPEYINAFYNVINWPEVAQRYQAAMA from the coding sequence ATGTCCTTTACCTTGCCTGCCCTGCCTTATGCCTACGATGCCCTGGAACCGCATATCGATGCGCAGACCATGGAAATCCATTACACCAAGCACCACCAGACCTACATCAATAACCTCAATGCTGCGGTAGAAGGCACCGAGTGGGCCGGATGGGAAGTGGAAAAGCTGGTGTCCAGTGTCCAGCAGCTGCCGGAAAAGCTGCGGGCAGCGGTGATCAACCAGGGAGGCGGTCACGCCAACCACTCGTTGTTCTGGGCAGTGATGACGCCTGCCGGTGGAGGAAACCCCGATGGAGCCCTGGCTCAGGCCATTGATCGAGACCTGGGTGGTTTCGATAGTTTCAAGGAGGCGTTCACCAAGGCGGCATTGACCCGGTTCGGCAGCGGCTGGGCCTGGCTCAGCGTGACACCGGAGAAGAAACTGGTGGTGGAAAGCAGCGGTAACCAGGACAGCCCGCTGATGAACGGCAATACGCCGATCCTCGGCCTGGACGTGTGGGAGCACGCCTATTACCTGCGCTACCAGAACCGCCGGCCGGAATACATCAACGCCTTCTACAACGTCATCAACTGGCCAGAAGTCGCCCAGCGTTACCAGGCCGCGATGGCTTGA
- a CDS encoding class II fumarate hydratase, translating to MSNTRIERDSMGELQVPEQALYGAQTQRAVDNFPISGQRMPRAFIRALILAKAAAARANVELGQLSESQGKAIVDAAQGLLEGDFMQHFPVDIFQTGSGTSSNMNANEVLATLSSRLLGEAINPNDHVNCGQSSNDIIPTTIHVSAALTLHEQLLPALVHLVEVIEHKALQVHSFVKTGRTHLMDAMPVRMSQVLEGWAQQLKANIAHLQDLLPSLQSLAQGGTAVGTGINAHPEFAARFSQQLSELTQVQFTPGKNLFALIGSQDTAVSVSGQLKATAVSLMKIANDLRWMNSGPLAGLGEIELEGLQPGSSIMPGKVNPVIPEATAMVAAQVIGNDSAITVAGQSGNFELNVMLPIIAQNLLSSIELLANSSRLLADKAIASFKVNETKLKEALARNPILVTALNPIIGYQKAAEIAKTAYKQGRPVIDVALEHTDLSRSQLEILLDPEKLTAGGV from the coding sequence ATGAGTAATACCCGTATCGAACGCGACAGCATGGGTGAGTTGCAGGTCCCGGAACAGGCGCTGTATGGCGCGCAGACCCAGCGCGCGGTGGATAACTTTCCCATCAGCGGGCAGCGGATGCCGCGGGCTTTCATTCGGGCGCTGATCCTGGCCAAGGCGGCCGCGGCCAGGGCCAACGTCGAACTCGGCCAGCTCAGCGAGTCCCAGGGCAAGGCTATCGTCGATGCCGCCCAGGGGTTGCTGGAGGGCGACTTCATGCAGCATTTCCCGGTGGATATCTTCCAGACCGGTTCCGGCACCAGCTCCAACATGAATGCCAACGAAGTGCTGGCGACCTTGTCCAGCCGGTTGCTGGGCGAGGCGATCAACCCCAATGACCATGTCAACTGTGGTCAGAGCAGCAACGACATCATCCCGACCACCATCCATGTCAGTGCCGCCCTGACCTTGCATGAGCAGCTATTGCCGGCGCTGGTGCACCTGGTGGAGGTCATCGAGCACAAGGCCCTGCAGGTGCATTCGTTCGTCAAGACGGGTCGTACCCACCTGATGGATGCCATGCCGGTACGCATGAGTCAGGTCCTGGAGGGATGGGCACAGCAGCTCAAGGCCAACATCGCGCATTTGCAGGACCTGCTGCCAAGCCTGCAATCCCTGGCACAGGGAGGGACAGCGGTGGGGACCGGGATCAACGCGCATCCGGAGTTCGCCGCGCGATTCAGCCAGCAACTGAGCGAGCTGACCCAGGTGCAGTTCACCCCGGGCAAGAACCTGTTTGCCCTGATCGGCTCCCAGGATACGGCAGTGAGCGTCTCCGGCCAGCTCAAGGCTACAGCGGTGTCGCTGATGAAGATCGCCAACGACCTGCGCTGGATGAACTCCGGGCCCCTGGCCGGGCTGGGAGAGATTGAGCTGGAGGGCTTGCAGCCAGGGTCTTCGATCATGCCCGGCAAGGTCAATCCGGTGATCCCGGAAGCTACGGCGATGGTAGCGGCCCAGGTGATCGGCAACGACAGCGCCATCACCGTGGCCGGACAGTCGGGCAACTTCGAGCTCAACGTGATGCTGCCGATCATCGCCCAGAACCTGTTGAGCAGTATTGAATTGCTGGCCAACTCCAGCCGTCTGCTGGCGGACAAGGCCATCGCCAGCTTCAAGGTCAATGAAACAAAGCTCAAGGAAGCGCTCGCACGCAACCCGATCCTGGTCACCGCCCTGAACCCGATCATCGGTTACCAGAAGGCCGCGGAAATCGCCAAGACCGCCTACAAGCAAGGACGCCCGGTGATCGACGTGGCCCTTGAGCACACCGACCTGTCGCGCAGCCAACTGGAGATCTTGCTGGATCCGGAGAAGCTCACCGCAGGTGGCGTGTAA
- a CDS encoding RNA polymerase factor sigma-54: MKPSLVLRMGQQLTMTPQLQQAIRLLQLSTLDLQQEIQEALESNPMLERQEEGDDFDNSDPLADNTESKPNTEIQEPSYQETAPTVDNLEEGEWSERIPNELPVDTAWEDVYQTSASSLPSSDDDEWDFTTRTSAGESLQSHLLWQLNLAPMSDTDRLIAVTLIDCINNQGYLDETLEEVLEAFDPDLDIELDEVEAVLHRIQQFEPAGIGARNLGECLLLQLRQLPPSTPWLAEAQRLVNDYIDLLGGRDYSQLMRRMKLKEDELRQVIELVQSLNPRPGSQIESSEAEYVVPDVIVRKDNERWLVELNQESVPRLRVNAQYAGFVRRADTSADNTFMRNQLQEARWFIKSLQSRNETLMKVATQIVEHQRGFLEYGDEAMKPLVLHDIAEAVGMHESTISRVTTQKFMHTPRGIYELKYFFSSHVSTSEGGECSSTAIRAIIKKLVAAENQKKPLSDSKIAGLLEAQGIQVARRTVAKYRESLGIAPSSERKRLM; this comes from the coding sequence ATGAAACCATCGCTAGTCCTGAGAATGGGCCAGCAGCTGACGATGACACCTCAGCTGCAACAGGCCATCCGCCTGCTCCAACTGTCGACCCTGGACCTGCAACAGGAAATCCAGGAGGCTCTGGAGTCCAATCCGATGCTCGAACGCCAGGAAGAAGGCGACGACTTCGACAACAGCGACCCCCTGGCCGACAACACCGAGTCCAAACCCAACACCGAGATCCAGGAACCCTCCTACCAGGAAACCGCCCCGACGGTGGATAACCTCGAGGAAGGCGAGTGGAGCGAACGCATTCCCAACGAACTGCCGGTGGATACAGCCTGGGAAGACGTTTACCAGACCAGCGCCAGTAGCCTGCCCAGCAGCGATGACGACGAGTGGGACTTCACCACTCGCACCTCGGCTGGCGAGAGCCTGCAGAGCCACCTGCTCTGGCAACTGAACCTGGCTCCCATGTCGGATACCGACCGCCTGATCGCAGTGACCCTGATCGACTGCATCAACAACCAGGGTTACCTGGACGAGACCCTGGAAGAGGTTCTCGAAGCCTTCGACCCCGATCTGGACATTGAACTGGACGAAGTCGAAGCCGTGCTGCACCGCATCCAGCAATTCGAGCCGGCCGGCATCGGCGCCCGCAACCTGGGCGAGTGCCTGCTGCTGCAACTGCGCCAGTTGCCGCCGAGCACACCATGGCTGGCAGAGGCCCAGCGCCTGGTCAACGACTACATCGACCTGCTGGGCGGCCGCGACTACAGCCAGCTGATGCGTCGCATGAAGCTCAAGGAAGATGAACTGCGCCAGGTCATCGAACTGGTGCAGAGCCTCAACCCACGCCCAGGCTCACAGATCGAGTCCAGCGAAGCCGAATACGTAGTCCCGGACGTCATCGTGCGCAAGGACAATGAACGCTGGCTGGTGGAGCTGAACCAGGAATCCGTGCCACGCCTGCGGGTCAACGCCCAGTACGCCGGGTTCGTGCGTCGCGCCGATACCAGCGCCGACAACACCTTCATGCGAAACCAGTTGCAGGAGGCCCGCTGGTTCATCAAGAGCCTGCAGAGCCGCAATGAAACCCTGATGAAGGTCGCCACCCAGATCGTCGAGCATCAACGCGGTTTCCTCGAGTACGGCGACGAAGCGATGAAGCCCTTGGTCCTGCATGACATTGCCGAGGCAGTAGGCATGCATGAATCGACGATTTCCCGGGTGACCACGCAAAAATTCATGCATACCCCACGGGGCATATATGAACTGAAATACTTTTTCTCGAGCCACGTCAGCACCTCCGAAGGCGGTGAATGCTCGTCCACGGCGATCCGCGCAATCATCAAAAAACTGGTGGCTGCGGAAAATCAGAAAAAGCCGTTGAGTGACAGCAAGATCGCTGGTTTACTGGAGGCACAAGGCATTCAGGTAGCCCGCCGGACCGTCGCCAAGTACCGCGAATCCCTTGGGATCGCGCCTTCCAGCGAACGCAAGCGGTTGATGTAG
- the ptsN gene encoding PTS IIA-like nitrogen regulatory protein PtsN: protein MIRLESILTPGRSLVNVPGGSKKRALEQIANLISREVPDLEMQDVFESLIAREKLGSTGFGNGIAIPHCRLKGCESPISALMHLDAPIDFDAIDGAPVDLLFVLLVPEAATDAHLELLRQIASMLDRKEVRDRLRSATSNEALYQVVLDEQNGQ from the coding sequence ATGATCCGACTTGAAAGCATCCTGACCCCCGGCCGTTCCCTGGTGAACGTGCCGGGCGGCAGTAAAAAACGCGCCCTCGAACAAATTGCCAACCTGATCAGCCGTGAAGTGCCTGATCTGGAGATGCAGGATGTCTTCGAGAGCCTTATCGCCCGCGAGAAACTCGGCTCCACCGGTTTCGGCAACGGTATCGCCATTCCCCACTGCCGCCTCAAGGGCTGCGAGTCCCCCATCAGCGCGCTGATGCATCTGGACGCTCCGATCGATTTCGACGCCATCGACGGCGCTCCGGTGGACCTGCTGTTTGTCCTGCTGGTCCCGGAAGCCGCCACCGATGCGCACCTGGAACTGCTCCGGCAGATTGCCAGCATGCTCGATCGCAAGGAAGTGCGTGACCGGCTGCGCAGCGCCACCAGCAACGAAGCCTTGTACCAGGTCGTGCTGGACGAACAGAACGGTCAGTAA
- a CDS encoding FagA protein, with translation MSSALHEQPYLESWRWMSRQIRCALDPDEPRLIEHYLAEGRYLACCTAISTWTVAETSFRLLIDTATDTALPWHWRSLCLDQAWRPLRDMERLSLCKCRLKRWQSHAWRLATCSLLPSIPLIELVQGFPDE, from the coding sequence ATGAGTTCTGCCTTGCACGAGCAGCCTTACCTTGAAAGCTGGCGCTGGATGAGCCGCCAGATCCGTTGCGCACTGGACCCGGACGAACCCCGTCTGATCGAGCATTACCTTGCCGAAGGGCGATATCTGGCTTGCTGTACGGCCATATCGACCTGGACCGTTGCCGAAACCTCCTTCCGTTTGCTGATCGATACCGCGACCGATACCGCGCTGCCCTGGCACTGGCGCAGCCTGTGCCTGGACCAGGCCTGGCGACCGTTGCGCGACATGGAGCGGTTGTCGTTGTGCAAGTGCAGGCTCAAACGCTGGCAAAGCCATGCCTGGCGACTGGCGACCTGCTCGCTGTTGCCTTCCATTCCCCTGATTGAACTGGTGCAAGGATTTCCCGATGAGTAA
- a CDS encoding HPr family phosphocarrier protein, which yields MPALEIEIINKLGLHARASAKFVGVAGKFPCQIRAGRTPESMVDGKSIMAMMMLAAGKGTKIHLKTEGEQEQEALDALAALINNYFDEGE from the coding sequence ATGCCAGCTCTGGAAATCGAGATCATCAACAAACTGGGCCTGCACGCCCGTGCCTCGGCCAAGTTCGTCGGCGTAGCCGGCAAGTTTCCCTGCCAGATCCGCGCCGGCAGAACCCCGGAGTCCATGGTCGACGGCAAGAGCATCATGGCCATGATGATGCTCGCCGCCGGCAAGGGCACCAAGATCCATCTCAAGACTGAAGGCGAACAGGAGCAGGAAGCGCTGGACGCACTGGCAGCGCTGATCAACAACTACTTCGACGAAGGCGAGTAA
- the pmbA gene encoding metalloprotease PmbA, with amino-acid sequence MSAAQSVGPQALPALQEQVEQIIAEARRQGASACEVAVSLEQGLSTSVRQREVETVEFNRDQGFGITLYVGQRKGSASTSASGPDAIRETVAAALAIAKHTSEDEASGLADASLMARELMDFDLFHAWDITPEQAIEQALACEAAAFGADARIKNADGTTLNTHQGCRVYGNSHGFIGGYASTRHSLSCVMIAEADGQMQRDYWYDVNRQGQLLADPVSIGQRAAQRAASRLGARPVPTCEVPVLFSAELAGGLFGSFLGAISGGNLYRKSSFLEGALGQQLFPQWLTLDERPHLLRAMGSSAFDGDGLATYAKPFVKDGELVSYVLGTYSGRKLGMPSTANAGGVHNLFVTHGDEDQAALLRRMGRGLLVTELMGHGLNMVTGDYSRGAAGFWVENGEIQFPVQEVTIAGNLRDMFKQIVAVGNDLELRSNIRTGSVLIERMTVAGS; translated from the coding sequence ATGAGTGCAGCACAAAGCGTCGGCCCACAAGCCTTGCCGGCCCTGCAGGAGCAGGTCGAGCAGATCATTGCCGAAGCGCGGCGCCAGGGGGCCAGTGCCTGCGAGGTGGCGGTGTCGCTGGAGCAGGGTCTGTCGACCTCGGTGCGCCAGCGGGAAGTGGAGACCGTGGAGTTCAATCGCGACCAGGGCTTTGGCATCACCCTTTATGTAGGTCAGCGCAAGGGTTCGGCCAGCACCTCGGCCAGCGGTCCGGACGCCATTCGCGAAACCGTGGCGGCGGCGCTGGCGATTGCCAAGCACACTTCCGAGGATGAAGCCTCGGGCCTGGCCGATGCGTCGCTGATGGCCCGTGAGTTGATGGACTTCGATTTGTTCCACGCCTGGGACATCACCCCCGAGCAGGCCATCGAACAGGCCCTGGCCTGTGAAGCGGCGGCCTTCGGCGCGGATGCGCGGATCAAGAATGCCGACGGTACTACCCTGAACACCCATCAGGGCTGCCGGGTATATGGCAACAGCCATGGTTTCATCGGCGGTTATGCCTCCACTCGTCATAGCCTGAGTTGCGTGATGATCGCTGAGGCCGACGGCCAGATGCAGCGTGACTACTGGTATGACGTCAATCGCCAGGGCCAGTTGCTGGCGGACCCGGTGAGCATTGGCCAACGTGCTGCCCAGCGTGCCGCCAGCCGCCTGGGGGCACGTCCAGTGCCCACCTGCGAAGTACCGGTGCTGTTTTCCGCCGAGCTGGCCGGTGGCCTGTTTGGCAGTTTCCTGGGCGCCATTTCCGGCGGCAACCTGTACCGGAAATCCTCGTTCCTGGAAGGCGCCCTCGGCCAACAGCTGTTTCCCCAGTGGCTGACCCTCGATGAGCGTCCGCACCTGTTGCGCGCCATGGGCAGCTCGGCCTTCGATGGCGACGGCCTGGCCACCTACGCCAAGCCTTTCGTCAAGGATGGCGAGTTGGTCTCCTACGTGCTGGGCACCTATTCGGGGCGCAAGCTGGGCATGCCGAGCACCGCCAACGCCGGGGGCGTGCACAACCTGTTCGTCACCCATGGTGATGAAGACCAGGCGGCCCTGCTGCGGCGCATGGGGCGGGGGCTGCTGGTGACCGAATTGATGGGCCATGGCTTGAACATGGTCACCGGCGATTATTCCCGGGGTGCTGCCGGCTTCTGGGTAGAGAATGGGGAAATCCAGTTCCCGGTGCAGGAGGTGACCATCGCCGGCAACCTGCGCGACATGTTCAAGCAGATTGTCGCGGTGGGTAATGACCTGGAACTGCGCAGCAACATCCGCACCGGCTCTGTGCTGATCGAACGCATGACCGTCGCTGGCAGCTGA
- a CDS encoding ZIP family metal transporter, which produces MGTETLAISSGRLFRYAFGSLLLLAGTALLVAQGLSWLNLEPRLLRALQGGSICALGTALGAVPVLVIRRMPVAVSDTLLGFGAGVMLAATAFSLIVPGIAAAQDLGLSAWGSSSLICAGIMLGAFGLFLVDLKVSRGSPEVLVGTPEHPVIAPRIWLFVFAIIAHNIPEGMAVGVSAGGGMPDADSLAMGIALQDVPEGLVIALVLAGAGMSRVKAFLIGAASGLVEPVFALLCAWLVSLAQVLLPLGLALAAGAMLLVVTHEVIPESRRNGHDKLASLGLCIGFCLMMVMDTALS; this is translated from the coding sequence ATGGGCACTGAAACACTGGCGATCAGCAGCGGACGATTGTTTCGTTATGCCTTCGGTTCGCTGTTGCTGTTGGCGGGCACGGCGTTGCTGGTGGCTCAAGGGTTGAGCTGGCTGAACCTGGAGCCGCGCCTGCTGCGCGCCTTGCAGGGTGGCTCGATCTGCGCACTGGGCACGGCACTGGGGGCGGTCCCGGTGCTGGTGATCCGGAGGATGCCGGTGGCGGTGAGCGACACCCTGCTGGGCTTTGGTGCCGGAGTGATGCTGGCGGCGACTGCGTTTTCGCTGATCGTCCCAGGCATCGCCGCAGCCCAGGACCTCGGCTTGTCTGCCTGGGGCTCCAGCAGTCTGATCTGCGCCGGCATCATGCTTGGGGCCTTTGGCCTGTTCCTGGTGGACCTCAAGGTGTCGAGGGGCAGCCCGGAGGTGCTGGTGGGCACGCCAGAGCATCCGGTAATTGCCCCGCGTATCTGGCTGTTCGTTTTCGCCATCATTGCCCATAACATTCCTGAAGGGATGGCAGTTGGGGTGTCGGCCGGAGGTGGCATGCCGGATGCGGACAGCCTGGCCATGGGCATTGCCCTGCAGGATGTGCCGGAAGGTCTGGTGATTGCTCTGGTGCTGGCGGGGGCGGGGATGTCGCGGGTCAAGGCATTCTTGATTGGTGCGGCGTCAGGCCTGGTGGAGCCGGTCTTTGCCTTGCTCTGTGCCTGGCTGGTGAGCCTGGCGCAGGTGCTGCTGCCCTTGGGCCTGGCCCTGGCGGCGGGGGCGATGCTGCTGGTAGTCACTCATGAAGTGATTCCGGAGTCGCGTCGCAATGGCCATGACAAGCTTGCCAGCCTCGGCCTGTGTATCGGCTTCTGCCTGATGATGGTGATGGACACGGCGCTCTCCTGA
- the hpf gene encoding ribosome hibernation-promoting factor, HPF/YfiA family — protein sequence MQVNISGHQLEVTEPLRVYIGEKLDRLERHFDKITNVQVTMAVEKLKQKIEATLHIHGGEVVANAEHDDMYAAIDLLTDKLDRQLKKHKEKQLHLLQGTGR from the coding sequence ATGCAAGTCAACATCAGTGGACACCAACTTGAAGTGACTGAACCTCTGCGCGTCTACATCGGCGAAAAACTCGACCGGTTGGAGCGCCATTTCGACAAGATTACCAATGTGCAGGTCACCATGGCCGTCGAGAAGCTGAAGCAGAAAATCGAGGCGACCCTGCACATCCACGGTGGGGAGGTCGTAGCCAATGCAGAACATGACGATATGTATGCCGCAATCGACCTGCTCACGGACAAGCTTGACCGCCAACTGAAAAAGCATAAGGAAAAGCAACTCCACCTTCTCCAAGGCACGGGTCGCTGA